In Rubrivirga marina, the following are encoded in one genomic region:
- a CDS encoding glycoside hydrolase family 31 protein encodes MSSPLPDAPAITAGVLTFPTHAGTLRLDALADEVVRVRLLRDGEAPRERPSYALDPDARWGGPSHWRVRDADEVVEVETAALRIRVTVATGAFVVTDRRHGRVLAEAEALPTKGVAHAVALEPEDRLFGLGDKALALDRRGHAVELWNTDAFKYGRGTDPLYKSVPFVLKQGTDGAVGLFYDNTFRSRFDLGAAESDRMTWSADGGVLDLYVLHSLTPLGVVETYARLTGRTPMLPRWALGYHQCRYSYMDEGEIRDVAAGFRDRGIPCDALYFDIHYMDGYRVFTWDRERFPDPPGLLADLKRDGFKSVVIIDPGVKADDPDYDVYRQGEERDAYVLYPDGSEVHGDVWPGPCAFPDFTDADVRAWWGSLHDELVRDGIDGVWNDMNEPAIFEVKHVEGSMEAEEGVGTIPDEARHAFEGEGGSHAEAHNVYGMQMQRATFEGLREIAPGRRPFTITRASYAGAQRFGTSWTGDNSATWDHLTLAVQTCLSLGVSGMTFTGSDVGGFVGEPTGELLARWTQVGALTPLFRNHSAVDTPRQEPWLFGDEVERVCREAIELRYRLLPVLYTALWQAATHGTPILRPLPLVHPGDQTVRRASPLGFYVGDTLLAQPVLEEGQTEREVYLPDAEAGWFDFWTGEPFEGRQTIRTKTPLDHVPLYVRGGSVLPLGPVRQHTGEPVDRLTLHVYPAPGRHTSWLYEDAGDGDGDAWLGRLDLEDDGEAVHIGCAVSGAHTPEWTAWDVEVHGLGAAPARVAAVGEEIEVVWDGSARFRVPVGASIEILR; translated from the coding sequence ATGTCGTCCCCCCTCCCCGACGCGCCGGCCATCACGGCCGGCGTGCTGACGTTTCCGACCCACGCCGGCACCCTCCGCCTCGACGCGCTCGCCGACGAGGTCGTCCGCGTCCGGCTCCTTCGCGATGGCGAGGCGCCGCGCGAGCGCCCGTCGTACGCCCTCGACCCCGACGCCCGGTGGGGCGGCCCGTCGCACTGGCGCGTCCGTGACGCCGACGAGGTCGTCGAGGTCGAGACGGCGGCGCTCCGGATCCGCGTCACGGTCGCGACGGGCGCGTTCGTCGTCACCGACCGCCGGCACGGCCGCGTGCTCGCCGAGGCGGAGGCCCTCCCTACGAAGGGCGTCGCCCACGCCGTCGCGCTCGAGCCCGAGGACCGGCTGTTCGGGCTAGGCGACAAGGCGCTCGCGCTCGACCGCCGCGGCCACGCCGTCGAGCTCTGGAACACCGACGCCTTCAAGTACGGCCGGGGAACAGACCCGCTCTACAAGTCGGTCCCGTTCGTGCTCAAGCAGGGCACCGACGGCGCCGTCGGGCTGTTCTACGACAACACGTTCCGAAGCCGCTTCGACCTCGGCGCCGCCGAGAGCGACCGGATGACGTGGTCGGCCGACGGCGGCGTGCTCGACCTCTACGTCCTCCACAGCCTTACGCCCCTCGGCGTGGTCGAGACCTACGCCCGGCTCACGGGGCGGACGCCGATGCTGCCGCGGTGGGCGCTCGGCTACCACCAGTGCCGGTACTCGTACATGGACGAGGGCGAGATCCGCGACGTCGCCGCCGGCTTCCGCGACCGCGGCATCCCGTGCGACGCGTTGTACTTCGACATCCACTACATGGACGGGTACCGGGTCTTTACGTGGGACCGCGAGCGGTTCCCCGATCCACCCGGCCTGCTCGCCGACCTGAAACGCGACGGGTTCAAGTCGGTCGTCATCATCGACCCCGGCGTCAAGGCCGACGACCCGGACTACGACGTCTACCGTCAGGGCGAAGAGCGCGACGCCTACGTCCTGTACCCGGACGGCTCCGAAGTCCACGGCGACGTCTGGCCCGGCCCGTGCGCCTTCCCCGACTTCACCGACGCCGACGTCCGCGCGTGGTGGGGATCGCTCCACGACGAGTTAGTCCGCGACGGCATCGACGGGGTGTGGAACGACATGAACGAGCCGGCCATCTTCGAGGTCAAGCACGTCGAGGGCTCGATGGAGGCCGAGGAGGGCGTCGGGACGATCCCCGACGAGGCGCGGCACGCGTTCGAGGGCGAGGGCGGCTCGCACGCCGAGGCGCACAACGTCTACGGGATGCAGATGCAGCGCGCGACGTTCGAGGGCCTGCGTGAGATCGCGCCCGGACGACGGCCGTTCACCATCACGCGGGCCTCGTACGCCGGGGCGCAGCGGTTCGGGACGAGTTGGACCGGCGACAACTCGGCGACGTGGGACCACCTCACGCTGGCCGTCCAGACGTGCCTCTCGCTCGGCGTCTCGGGCATGACGTTCACGGGGTCCGATGTGGGCGGGTTCGTCGGGGAGCCGACGGGCGAGTTGCTCGCGCGGTGGACCCAGGTCGGCGCGCTCACGCCGCTCTTCCGTAACCACTCGGCCGTCGACACGCCGCGCCAGGAGCCGTGGCTGTTCGGTGACGAGGTCGAGCGCGTGTGCCGCGAAGCCATCGAGCTCCGGTACCGCCTTCTCCCGGTCCTCTACACGGCGCTCTGGCAGGCCGCCACGCACGGCACGCCGATCCTCCGCCCGCTCCCACTCGTCCACCCCGGCGACCAGACGGTCCGCCGGGCGAGCCCGCTCGGGTTCTATGTCGGCGACACGCTCCTCGCGCAGCCCGTCCTCGAGGAGGGCCAGACCGAGCGCGAGGTGTACCTCCCGGACGCCGAGGCGGGCTGGTTCGATTTCTGGACGGGCGAGCCCTTCGAGGGGCGGCAGACGATCCGGACGAAGACCCCGCTCGACCACGTCCCGCTCTACGTCCGCGGCGGCTCCGTGCTGCCGCTCGGACCGGTCCGCCAGCACACCGGCGAGCCGGTCGACCGGCTGACGCTCCACGTGTACCCCGCGCCCGGGCGCCACACGTCGTGGCTCTACGAGGACGCGGGCGACGGCGATGGCGACGCCTGGCTCGGCCGCCTCGACCTCGAGGACGACGGGGAGGCGGTCCACATCGGGTGTGCCGTATCGGGCGCCCACACGCCCGAATGGACCGCCTGGGACGTCGAGGTCCACGGCCTCGGTGCCGCGCCCGCCCGGGTCGCGGCCGTCGGCGAGGAGATCGAGGTGGTGTGGGACGGATCCGCGCGGTTCCGCGTCCCGGTGGGCGCCTCGATCGAAATCCTCCGGTGA
- a CDS encoding GbsR/MarR family transcriptional regulator, whose translation MPPNDSPHSDDALSDRGRRALDEFVLLWGEMASHWGINRTMAQIHALLYATARPLDTDEIMEQLQISRGNANMNLRALVDWNLVRKTHQIGSRKDFFVAEEDVWTITTTIIEERQRREIKPVQRALDGVASGLREGGEYGEDAALADRVEALVEIMEVFDAFTQALLPLVRGRSTEKVRRVATFASKLRRQRGEGNS comes from the coding sequence GTGCCACCGAACGACTCCCCCCATTCCGACGACGCGCTGAGCGACCGCGGCCGACGCGCGCTCGACGAGTTCGTCCTCCTCTGGGGCGAGATGGCCTCGCACTGGGGCATCAACCGGACGATGGCGCAGATCCACGCGCTGCTCTACGCGACGGCCCGGCCGCTCGACACGGACGAGATCATGGAGCAGCTCCAGATCAGCCGCGGCAACGCCAACATGAACCTCCGGGCCCTCGTGGACTGGAACCTCGTCCGCAAGACCCACCAGATCGGCTCGCGGAAGGACTTCTTCGTCGCCGAGGAGGACGTCTGGACCATCACGACCACGATCATCGAGGAGCGCCAGCGGCGCGAGATCAAGCCGGTCCAGCGGGCGCTCGACGGCGTCGCCAGCGGCCTCCGCGAGGGCGGCGAATACGGGGAGGACGCCGCCCTCGCGGACCGCGTCGAGGCTTTGGTCGAAATCATGGAGGTGTTCGACGCGTTCACCCAGGCGCTCCTCCCGCTCGTCCGGGGTCGGAGCACCGAGAAGGTCCGCCGGGTCGCCACGTTTGCGTCGAAGCTCCGCCGGCAGCGGGGCGAGGGGAACTCCTGA
- a CDS encoding SAM hydrolase/SAM-dependent halogenase family protein encodes MSPPPAVIVTLTTDFGLRDGYVAAMKGAMLRAEPAVRLIDVTHEIPAQDVMTAAFTLRQVVPHFPAETVHLVVVDPTVGTERQALAARFDVDGAPHMFVGADNGLLPLVVGSEAVVEAVALPTDDAASATFHGRDVFGPAAARLAAGADLADLGEPVHKLTPLHWPLPRVDEQGVFGMVLHVDHFGNCVTNITRDDVEGQRAGRAFKCFAGSTVFRNHARTYAEVGAGDPLTLFGSAGLLEIAVNRGHASELLSVERGDTVHLVFDALARTPSRDATVATNA; translated from the coding sequence ATGTCGCCTCCCCCCGCCGTGATCGTCACGCTCACCACCGACTTCGGCCTCCGCGATGGCTACGTCGCGGCCATGAAAGGCGCGATGCTGCGCGCCGAGCCCGCGGTGCGCCTGATCGACGTGACCCACGAGATCCCGGCGCAGGACGTGATGACGGCCGCGTTCACGCTCCGCCAGGTCGTCCCACACTTTCCCGCCGAGACGGTCCACCTCGTCGTGGTCGACCCGACGGTCGGGACTGAGCGCCAAGCCCTTGCCGCGCGGTTCGACGTGGACGGGGCGCCCCACATGTTCGTCGGCGCCGACAACGGGCTCCTGCCGCTCGTGGTCGGGTCCGAGGCCGTCGTAGAGGCCGTCGCGCTTCCGACCGACGACGCGGCCAGCGCCACGTTCCACGGCCGCGACGTGTTCGGGCCCGCCGCCGCGCGCCTCGCCGCCGGCGCCGACCTCGCCGACCTCGGCGAGCCGGTCCACAAGCTCACACCGCTCCACTGGCCGCTCCCGCGCGTCGACGAGCAGGGCGTGTTCGGGATGGTCCTCCACGTCGACCACTTCGGCAACTGCGTGACGAACATCACGCGGGACGACGTCGAGGGCCAGCGCGCCGGCCGGGCCTTCAAGTGCTTCGCCGGCTCGACCGTCTTCCGCAACCACGCCCGGACGTACGCCGAGGTCGGCGCGGGCGACCCGCTCACGCTCTTCGGCAGCGCCGGGCTGCTGGAGATCGCCGTGAATCGCGGCCACGCCTCCGAGCTCCTGTCCGTGGAGCGCGGCGACACTGTCCACCTCGTCTTCGACGCGCTGGCCCGCACGCCGTCGCGCGACGCGACGGTCGCCACCAACGCCTGA
- a CDS encoding SpoIID/LytB domain-containing protein: MTTLRYGLLAVLFAAPVLAQPVDSDVRIRILNRESPAEVRIEATDGPVRIVLDGVESGALQTGESMTLTRIGADVRARFGGADVSARSLRLDGAEFRLRAGRIDRVYPGDLSARIAGGQMELVNHAPLEPYVASVVQAEFGFASPEGAKAQAILARTYALRRVGSHATYDLDDDTSAQVYKGSGVTRDVSLRAALDTQGEVLMYRGELADAYYFSSSGGHTADNDLVWDGDPVPYLRGVPDPYDSAAPDHSWRTSASRTAVLDALSRQYGGRVEGIEILRRSRSGRVLDIELIGGSRRITGVQFRNAVNAVAGARTVRSTRFDVSVEGDQYVFRGSGYGHGVGMSQYGALGQARAGRTYREILAYYFVGTEVRTSNGGLVAPVLVASHAPPQAGTRAAAVPREPSALRTRYHPATARRWPTPRHIAREADVRAERPATFPPPSGSTVMPTPAPTPDTPAAGRTSARRTAW; encoded by the coding sequence ATGACGACCCTTCGCTACGGTCTGCTTGCCGTTCTGTTTGCGGCTCCAGTCCTCGCACAGCCCGTCGACTCCGACGTACGGATCCGGATTCTGAATCGTGAGAGCCCCGCCGAGGTTCGCATCGAGGCGACCGACGGGCCGGTCCGAATCGTGCTGGACGGGGTCGAATCGGGCGCGCTGCAGACGGGTGAGAGCATGACGCTGACGCGCATCGGCGCCGATGTCCGCGCCCGTTTCGGCGGGGCCGACGTTTCGGCCCGGTCCCTCCGCCTCGACGGCGCCGAGTTCCGTCTCCGCGCCGGCCGCATCGACCGGGTGTACCCCGGCGACCTCTCCGCCCGCATCGCAGGGGGGCAGATGGAACTCGTCAATCACGCCCCGCTAGAGCCGTACGTCGCGAGCGTCGTCCAGGCGGAATTCGGGTTCGCCTCGCCAGAGGGCGCCAAGGCGCAGGCGATTCTTGCCCGCACGTACGCCCTCCGTCGAGTCGGGTCACACGCCACCTACGACCTCGACGACGACACGAGTGCGCAGGTCTACAAGGGTTCCGGCGTCACCCGTGACGTGAGCCTTCGGGCCGCGCTCGACACGCAGGGCGAAGTGCTCATGTACCGAGGCGAGTTGGCCGACGCGTACTACTTCTCGTCGTCGGGCGGCCACACGGCGGACAACGACCTGGTGTGGGATGGCGACCCGGTCCCCTACCTGCGTGGCGTGCCGGACCCGTACGACAGTGCCGCTCCGGACCACTCGTGGCGCACCTCAGCGTCCCGCACGGCCGTGCTCGACGCCCTCTCGCGCCAGTACGGCGGACGCGTCGAGGGCATCGAGATCCTGCGCCGGTCACGCTCCGGCCGCGTCCTCGACATCGAGTTGATCGGCGGATCGCGGAGGATCACGGGCGTCCAGTTCAGGAATGCCGTTAACGCCGTCGCAGGGGCGCGGACCGTGCGGAGCACGCGGTTCGACGTCTCCGTCGAGGGCGACCAGTACGTGTTCCGCGGGAGCGGCTACGGGCACGGCGTCGGGATGAGCCAGTACGGCGCGCTCGGACAGGCCCGCGCCGGGCGGACCTACCGCGAGATCCTGGCCTACTACTTCGTCGGGACCGAGGTGCGGACCTCGAACGGCGGGCTTGTAGCCCCGGTCCTCGTAGCGTCCCACGCACCGCCTCAGGCCGGCACCCGTGCCGCCGCGGTACCGCGCGAGCCCTCGGCCCTGCGGACCCGCTACCACCCGGCCACCGCCCGCCGCTGGCCCACGCCGCGCCACATCGCCCGCGAAGCGGACGTCCGCGCCGAGCGCCCGGCGACGTTCCCTCCGCCGTCGGGTTCGACGGTGATGCCTACCCCGGCACCCACCCCGGACACGCCGGCCGCGGGGCGGACATCGGCTCGTCGCACCGCTTGGTAG
- a CDS encoding LytR/AlgR family response regulator transcription factor, protein MSSLRVLIVDDESPARSRLRRLLDPFVEAGRLGPVDEAADGVEAVETLSETDYDLAFLDVRMPELDGFGVIERIPPGRRPDVVFTTAYDEYAIQAFEANATDYLLKPINAERLEKAVSRVEDRRDEDPDARLADLLDTLDEVVPTPAADGPPIERFTVQGRDRLLVVEAAEVIAAEVHDGITSLYVVSEGKTAQRHIVSFTLDALESRLDPDLFMRVHRNALVNLSAIREMIPWFSGRYKLVLTTGHEVTASRARSRELRSRLAL, encoded by the coding sequence ATGAGCTCCCTCCGCGTCCTCATCGTCGACGACGAATCGCCCGCCCGCTCCCGCCTCCGCCGTCTGCTCGACCCCTTCGTCGAGGCCGGCCGCCTCGGACCCGTGGACGAGGCCGCCGACGGCGTCGAGGCCGTCGAGACCCTCAGCGAGACCGACTACGACCTCGCGTTCCTCGACGTCCGGATGCCCGAGCTCGACGGGTTCGGTGTGATCGAGCGGATCCCCCCCGGCCGCCGACCCGACGTCGTGTTCACGACGGCCTACGACGAGTACGCCATCCAGGCGTTCGAGGCCAACGCGACCGACTACCTCCTCAAGCCGATCAACGCGGAGCGACTCGAAAAAGCCGTCTCGCGGGTCGAGGACCGCCGGGATGAGGACCCGGACGCCCGCCTCGCCGACCTTCTCGACACGCTCGACGAGGTCGTCCCGACACCCGCCGCCGACGGGCCGCCGATCGAACGGTTCACGGTCCAGGGCCGCGACCGGCTCCTCGTCGTCGAGGCGGCCGAGGTCATCGCCGCTGAGGTCCACGACGGGATCACGAGCCTCTACGTCGTCAGCGAGGGGAAGACGGCGCAGCGGCACATCGTAAGCTTCACGCTCGACGCGCTGGAGAGCCGGCTGGACCCCGACCTGTTCATGCGGGTTCACAGGAACGCGCTCGTCAACCTCTCGGCCATCCGCGAGATGATCCCCTGGTTCTCCGGCCGCTACAAGCTGGTCCTGACGACGGGGCACGAAGTGACGGCCAGCCGGGCGCGTTCTCGGGAGCTCCGCAGCCGGCTGGCCCTGTAA
- a CDS encoding YraN family protein has protein sequence MASPAEIGRRGEDLAVEHLEAKGYRVLERNYRFGREEVDIVAFQPTPKDDGGMIVFVEVKARSGAGFGPPEAAVDKPKQQAILRVAEAYLHERRLIPSPTRFDVVAVQFDGGEAELTHFENAFGYFV, from the coding sequence ATGGCGTCGCCGGCCGAGATCGGGCGCCGCGGCGAGGATCTCGCCGTCGAACACCTCGAAGCGAAGGGCTACCGCGTCCTCGAGCGGAACTACCGGTTCGGGCGCGAGGAGGTCGACATTGTCGCCTTCCAACCGACGCCGAAGGACGACGGTGGGATGATCGTGTTCGTCGAGGTCAAGGCCCGCAGCGGCGCCGGCTTCGGCCCGCCGGAGGCCGCGGTCGACAAGCCGAAGCAGCAGGCCATCCTGCGCGTCGCGGAGGCCTACCTCCACGAGCGCCGCCTCATCCCGTCGCCGACCCGGTTCGACGTGGTCGCGGTCCAGTTCGATGGCGGCGAGGCCGAGCTGACCCACTTCGAGAACGCGTTTGGCTATTTCGTCTAG
- a CDS encoding purple acid phosphatase family protein — MTSLRLPLALLSALALLWACGTPQPVGQRVPDYEALASGEPAPFDSTALNYLIVGDWGRNGFFNQAEVAESMGVIGERVRSKFTISTGDNFYLSGVTGVDDVKWDRSFERIYTAPALQSRWYVTLGNHDWQGNVPAQIAYTETSDRWYLPAQYYAETLAVDDETRALFVFLDTNPLAYPEDYRRRFSDTGDWDHDGQLEWLERTLENSDAAWKIVVGHHPIYVGSTAYSDNERLVERLVPLFEQYGVQAYFAGHDHNLQHHRPEGSTVDYFVSGAGSLTREVVETPNTLFALRVPGFMAVSMTRSRMTVQGYDEDRRLVYEADVPLRRGARLDLPFGLGE; from the coding sequence GTGACGTCTCTCCGCCTCCCGCTCGCCCTCCTCTCCGCGCTCGCCCTCCTCTGGGCTTGCGGGACGCCCCAGCCCGTTGGCCAGCGGGTCCCGGACTACGAGGCCCTCGCGTCCGGCGAGCCCGCCCCGTTCGACTCGACCGCGCTCAACTACCTCATCGTCGGCGACTGGGGGCGGAACGGGTTCTTCAACCAAGCCGAGGTCGCCGAGTCGATGGGCGTCATCGGCGAGCGGGTCCGGAGCAAGTTCACCATCTCGACCGGCGACAACTTCTACCTCTCGGGCGTCACCGGCGTGGACGACGTCAAGTGGGACCGGTCGTTCGAGCGGATCTACACCGCCCCGGCGCTCCAGAGCCGCTGGTACGTCACGCTCGGCAACCACGACTGGCAGGGCAACGTGCCGGCCCAGATCGCCTACACCGAGACGAGCGACCGGTGGTACCTGCCGGCCCAGTACTACGCCGAGACGCTGGCCGTCGACGACGAGACCCGGGCCCTCTTCGTGTTCCTCGACACGAACCCCCTCGCCTACCCCGAGGACTACCGCCGCCGCTTTTCCGACACGGGGGACTGGGACCACGACGGTCAACTCGAGTGGCTCGAGCGGACGCTGGAGAACTCGGACGCGGCGTGGAAAATCGTCGTGGGCCACCACCCGATCTACGTCGGCTCGACGGCCTACTCAGACAACGAGCGCCTCGTCGAGCGCCTCGTGCCGCTCTTCGAGCAGTACGGCGTCCAGGCCTACTTCGCCGGCCACGACCACAACCTCCAGCACCACCGCCCCGAGGGATCGACGGTCGACTACTTCGTCTCCGGCGCCGGATCGCTCACGCGCGAGGTCGTCGAGACGCCGAATACGCTGTTCGCCCTCCGCGTGCCCGGGTTCATGGCCGTCTCCATGACGCGGAGCCGGATGACGGTCCAGGGCTACGACGAGGACCGGCGGCTCGTCTACGAGGCCGACGTCCCGCTCCGCCGCGGGGCCCGCCTCGACCTCCCCTTCGGCCTCGGGGAATAG
- a CDS encoding isoaspartyl peptidase/L-asparaginase family protein, whose protein sequence is MAISSSVVAGRVPGDGPLVLVHGGAWDIPQDETEAHLDGLDRALRIGQRALERGLASLDVVVEVVAALEDHPAFDAGRGAVLDRDGQPQLDAGVMDGGDLTWGAVANVRRLKNPIRTARALVDEDGQARLLVADGAERFAAELGHAAVSPSSLVVEREVARHRRIAEHAAFHTSAAFAGAMDVPRGTVGCVVRDGAGRLAAATSTGGAPYTRAGRVGDSPIPGAGFFADAYGAASATGWGEAILTTQLAARAVAAVERGESPDRAAEAAVLDLGARVRWAEASRATAGLILVGADGTAGWAFSTPRMARGWWRPGEERVATLDR, encoded by the coding sequence TTGGCTATTTCGTCTAGCGTCGTCGCCGGCCGCGTCCCGGGCGACGGCCCGCTCGTTCTCGTCCACGGTGGCGCGTGGGACATCCCCCAGGACGAGACCGAGGCGCACCTCGACGGGCTGGACCGCGCGCTCCGCATCGGCCAGCGGGCCCTCGAGCGCGGCCTCGCCAGCCTCGACGTGGTCGTGGAGGTGGTCGCGGCGCTCGAGGACCACCCGGCATTCGACGCCGGACGCGGCGCCGTCCTCGACCGCGACGGGCAGCCGCAGCTGGACGCCGGGGTGATGGACGGGGGGGACCTGACCTGGGGTGCCGTCGCCAACGTCCGACGGTTGAAGAACCCCATCCGCACGGCCCGCGCGCTCGTCGACGAGGACGGCCAGGCGCGGCTTCTGGTGGCCGACGGCGCCGAGCGGTTCGCGGCGGAACTCGGCCACGCAGCGGTGTCGCCCTCGTCGCTCGTGGTGGAGCGGGAGGTCGCGCGCCACCGGCGAATCGCGGAGCACGCGGCGTTTCATACGAGCGCGGCGTTCGCGGGAGCGATGGACGTGCCGCGCGGGACCGTCGGCTGCGTCGTCCGCGACGGGGCCGGTCGTCTGGCGGCCGCGACGTCGACCGGCGGGGCGCCCTACACGCGCGCCGGCCGCGTGGGCGACTCGCCGATCCCCGGGGCGGGGTTTTTCGCGGACGCCTACGGTGCGGCGTCGGCGACGGGCTGGGGAGAGGCGATCCTCACGACGCAGCTCGCCGCGCGGGCCGTCGCCGCCGTCGAGCGGGGGGAGTCCCCCGACCGAGCCGCCGAGGCGGCGGTCCTCGACCTCGGGGCCCGCGTGAGGTGGGCGGAGGCGTCGCGTGCGACCGCCGGCCTCATCCTCGTGGGCGCCGACGGGACAGCCGGGTGGGCCTTCTCGACGCCGCGGATGGCCCGGGGCTGGTGGCGGCCCGGGGAGGAACGGGTCGCGACGCTCGACCGCTAG